The proteins below come from a single Natranaerofaba carboxydovora genomic window:
- a CDS encoding stalk domain-containing protein, which yields MKHENYYFEKKNLLPYILIAFLFFGLYISEVKGEEEGWKINQWVETSGPAGGKITSVEVDPYNSERMFATTPWGLFKSSNQGNNWFGYGFSQDSLNVVKFHPHRRGVVFVGGEDGIYKSYDQGDNWEHLIDELGTEEVYAMDFSPFDRDMLVVGTDDGIYISEDGGESFDKLKQTPSPALEVKIYRQDSSQIYVGTEDDGLFITTNRGENWRNIGEDLPGSILAIEANPFDNNLIFVGTSYGIYRTGNAGDISPRWTSTGALGSKVEDIWIDLTNPSQIFAGTSDQGILRSHNLGESWLSPIDNLPELEVLQIIHHPSQSGEIYLATANNGVIKLNDELSDYDYLNDGISAHITDIKASNKKRDHLMAITENGLYMSENKGDNWDRVFDGSPEELFLTSYGYDIDFLDKDINFDDIFDDIPDKGEVLHVIEEDKIKYTFDWGEDWKEISTQDLDSGIIDLTVNPLNPKEIWAGTKNGIYVFSEDKTWEKAGDYDLYTSNLDIVYSYAKDELVIYATSHNELYKSEDNGGNFEQLDGTDEDIAPTEISVNPLDKDEFWIGTYSQGIFYSDDGGQTLTRKNEGISYQIGGEDKFFPTVHTLKQKPDMPGNLFVGLESGVYFTNTKGETWNEVEQLQSASTDLAVSFKEPTSLYLGTKEGVIKFDSYEIPYLGWEKEDYYELKDPNVYRLEEIFNLKNNADEKVSNLMFKTPAVVEHGRYQFLYDSHIDPWPNEFQDSQETLPGNEKIKFENEQLPPGEQWEIRAENTVVSFGIEFDIDKISPEPYDEESELYQTFTSSSLMSDPQESRIEEQAREIVGDEDNPLEKAKLIFRWVQDHMEYVPPGNVGATRALEDGEGVCADYSDLFVALARASDIPARRLSGYYLTGESEGQFHAWAEFYLEGYGWIPVEATFEGDEEFEYFGKLEPRHVFMSWDVVRQEYSDVLDFEEEFKIEEIDLSDKGWDIEEPFEYQEHDFDIEKFKDLEPPEDFLSEGEKLIYFVIDRDQFYLEDELLELDSPPYLKNDRTMVPVRFIAESLDSQVKYDEDTEEVEILYDDKQIKLYLGDKTVELNGEQFELDVEPEIKNDRTMVPLRFINESLGAEVNYDEDTKEIFIIQK from the coding sequence GTGAAACATGAAAATTATTATTTTGAAAAAAAGAATTTATTACCCTACATATTGATTGCCTTTTTATTTTTTGGTCTGTATATTAGTGAAGTTAAAGGTGAAGAAGAAGGTTGGAAGATTAATCAATGGGTAGAAACCTCGGGGCCTGCCGGAGGTAAAATTACTTCAGTAGAAGTGGATCCTTACAATTCTGAAAGAATGTTTGCTACAACCCCATGGGGATTATTTAAAAGCAGTAACCAGGGTAATAATTGGTTCGGATATGGTTTCTCTCAAGATTCACTTAACGTAGTAAAATTTCATCCACACAGGCGAGGTGTAGTTTTTGTTGGTGGAGAAGACGGAATCTACAAGTCGTATGATCAAGGAGATAACTGGGAGCATCTAATAGATGAACTCGGTACAGAAGAAGTGTATGCCATGGATTTTTCGCCTTTTGATAGAGATATGCTAGTTGTAGGGACAGATGATGGCATATATATTTCAGAAGATGGTGGAGAGTCATTTGATAAGCTAAAACAGACTCCTAGCCCGGCTTTAGAAGTAAAAATATATAGGCAAGATTCTAGTCAGATTTATGTTGGAACAGAAGATGACGGCTTGTTTATTACTACCAATAGAGGAGAGAACTGGAGAAATATCGGAGAGGATTTACCCGGAAGTATCCTTGCCATAGAGGCAAATCCATTTGACAATAATTTGATTTTTGTGGGCACTTCTTATGGGATATATCGTACAGGTAATGCAGGAGATATAAGTCCAAGGTGGACTTCAACTGGAGCTTTGGGCTCAAAAGTTGAAGATATATGGATAGACTTAACTAATCCAAGCCAAATCTTTGCAGGGACTTCTGATCAGGGTATTTTACGATCGCATAACCTTGGTGAAAGCTGGCTTTCACCTATTGATAATCTGCCAGAGTTAGAAGTACTGCAGATAATCCATCACCCCTCACAAAGCGGGGAGATTTATCTTGCAACAGCAAACAATGGAGTGATAAAGTTAAACGATGAGTTAAGTGATTACGATTATCTTAATGATGGGATAAGTGCACATATAACAGATATTAAAGCATCAAATAAAAAAAGAGACCACTTAATGGCAATAACAGAAAATGGTCTTTATATGAGTGAGAACAAAGGAGACAATTGGGATAGAGTTTTTGATGGTTCGCCAGAAGAGCTGTTTTTAACAAGTTATGGGTATGATATAGATTTCTTAGACAAAGATATTAACTTTGATGACATCTTTGATGACATACCAGATAAAGGCGAAGTATTACATGTGATCGAAGAAGATAAAATTAAATATACTTTTGATTGGGGAGAAGATTGGAAAGAAATCTCAACACAAGATTTAGATAGTGGCATTATCGATTTGACAGTTAATCCACTAAACCCTAAAGAAATTTGGGCTGGTACAAAAAACGGGATTTATGTATTCTCAGAAGACAAAACCTGGGAAAAGGCTGGAGATTATGATCTTTATACCTCTAACCTAGATATTGTGTACTCTTACGCGAAAGATGAACTGGTGATATATGCTACTAGCCATAATGAATTATATAAAAGCGAAGATAACGGAGGTAATTTTGAACAATTAGATGGGACAGATGAGGATATAGCCCCTACAGAAATTTCGGTAAATCCATTAGACAAAGACGAGTTTTGGATAGGTACTTATAGCCAGGGAATATTTTATTCAGATGATGGAGGCCAAACCTTAACAAGAAAAAATGAAGGAATATCTTATCAAATTGGAGGAGAGGATAAATTTTTCCCTACGGTTCATACTTTAAAGCAAAAGCCTGATATGCCAGGTAATTTGTTTGTTGGTTTGGAGAGCGGGGTTTATTTCACCAATACAAAAGGGGAAACCTGGAATGAAGTGGAACAGCTCCAATCAGCTTCTACTGATTTGGCTGTTAGCTTTAAAGAGCCAACTAGCCTTTACCTTGGAACCAAAGAAGGCGTGATCAAATTTGATTCTTATGAAATACCCTATCTAGGATGGGAAAAAGAAGACTACTATGAATTAAAAGACCCAAATGTTTATAGATTAGAAGAAATCTTTAATTTAAAAAATAATGCTGATGAAAAAGTATCTAATTTAATGTTTAAGACACCGGCGGTAGTTGAGCACGGTAGATATCAATTCTTATATGATAGTCATATAGACCCATGGCCTAACGAATTCCAAGATAGCCAGGAAACCTTACCTGGAAATGAAAAAATAAAATTTGAAAACGAACAGTTACCCCCTGGAGAACAGTGGGAGATAAGAGCTGAAAATACTGTTGTTAGCTTTGGGATAGAGTTTGATATAGATAAAATCTCGCCTGAACCTTATGATGAAGAGTCAGAGCTCTATCAAACTTTCACTTCTTCAAGCCTGATGAGTGATCCTCAGGAATCACGAATTGAAGAACAGGCACGGGAAATAGTTGGTGATGAAGACAATCCTCTAGAAAAAGCTAAACTAATATTTAGGTGGGTCCAGGATCATATGGAGTATGTTCCACCAGGAAATGTTGGTGCTACTCGTGCCTTAGAAGATGGCGAGGGGGTATGTGCTGATTACTCAGATCTATTTGTTGCATTAGCTAGGGCTAGTGACATCCCTGCAAGAAGACTATCGGGATACTATTTAACCGGCGAGAGCGAAGGACAATTTCATGCCTGGGCGGAATTTTACCTTGAAGGATACGGTTGGATTCCTGTAGAAGCGACTTTTGAAGGTGACGAAGAATTTGAGTACTTTGGCAAATTAGAGCCTAGACATGTATTTATGTCCTGGGATGTTGTAAGACAGGAGTACAGCGATGTCTTAGATTTTGAAGAAGAATTTAAGATTGAAGAAATAGATTTAAGTGATAAAGGATGGGATATAGAAGAACCTTTTGAATATCAAGAACACGATTTTGATATAGAAAAATTTAAGGACTTAGAGCCTCCAGAAGACTTTTTATCTGAAGGTGAAAAACTTATATATTTTGTGATAGACAGAGATCAGTTTTATTTAGAAGATGAACTTTTGGAGCTAGACTCCCCACCCTACCTAAAGAACGATCGAACCATGGTTCCTGTAAGGTTTATAGCAGAATCACTGGATTCTCAGGTGAAATATGATGAAGATACAGAAGAGGTAGAGATTTTATATGATGATAAACAAATTAAGTTATACTTAGGAGACAAAACAGTTGAATTAAATGGTGAACAATTTGAACTTGATGTTGAACCAGAAATAAAAAATGACAGGACAATGGTACCGCTTAGATTTATTAATGAATCTTTAGGTGCTGAAGTTAATTACGATGAAGACACAAAAGAAATATTCATTATACAAAAATAA
- a CDS encoding LCP family protein, whose amino-acid sequence MKKFLNYKYIAAFGAVIGVLLLFYLAYSVFDLHGIIYEPLDEKNGSSAEDKKENGSLNGEEDVDDIIDDSVLNVLLIGVDSDEGNARSDTIMLARYDSSTKEVGLVSIPRDTRVKLPGRGYERINHAYAYGGASYLKETLQDFLDINIHNYVRVNFDGFQNVVDIVGGVQMHVEQDMYYYDDALDEVIVDLDEGKQVLDGKDALGYVRWRGGADADIGRVQRQQKFLKEMANEVMRPGNVFKVRRLADEVADNVVMDFKISEILSLSTSFFQVNWDDMSTEVLDGESKVINGLWYYEVDKNEARETIDELI is encoded by the coding sequence ATGAAAAAATTTCTTAACTATAAATATATAGCTGCTTTTGGAGCAGTTATTGGTGTATTATTATTGTTTTATTTAGCATATTCTGTATTTGATTTGCATGGCATTATATATGAGCCATTAGATGAAAAAAATGGTTCAAGTGCTGAAGACAAGAAGGAGAATGGTTCCCTAAATGGTGAAGAAGATGTTGATGACATTATTGATGATTCTGTATTAAATGTACTTCTAATTGGTGTAGATAGTGACGAAGGAAATGCTAGGTCAGATACTATTATGCTTGCAAGATATGATAGCAGTACTAAAGAAGTCGGTCTTGTATCTATACCAAGGGATACCAGGGTAAAACTACCAGGAAGAGGTTATGAGAGGATTAATCACGCTTATGCTTATGGAGGAGCTAGCTACCTTAAAGAAACCTTGCAGGACTTTTTGGATATAAACATTCATAATTATGTAAGAGTAAACTTTGATGGGTTTCAAAATGTGGTTGATATTGTTGGTGGAGTCCAGATGCATGTTGAACAGGATATGTATTACTACGATGATGCGCTTGATGAAGTTATAGTGGACTTAGATGAAGGGAAACAAGTTTTAGATGGTAAAGACGCACTCGGTTATGTAAGGTGGCGCGGAGGTGCTGATGCGGACATTGGAAGAGTTCAGAGACAGCAAAAATTTCTAAAAGAAATGGCTAATGAAGTGATGAGACCCGGTAATGTATTCAAAGTAAGAAGACTAGCTGATGAAGTTGCAGATAATGTGGTGATGGACTTCAAAATATCTGAAATATTATCTTTAAGTACATCCTTTTTTCAGGTGAATTGGGATGACATGTCAACAGAGGTTTTAGACGGTGAGAGTAAAGTGATCAATGGTTTGTGGTATTATGAAGTTGACAAAAATGAAGCTAGAGAAACTATTGATGAATTGATATAA
- a CDS encoding selenium metabolism-associated LysR family transcriptional regulator: MDFRQLEVFVSICRTGNFSKAAQELFLTQPTVSSHIFQLEKDLGLSLFERRGRKVVLTPAGENFYPYALDVLDLMKRARESFQEYKDQIKGTVKIIASQTPGNYLLPSLLKKFNVRYPEVKFEISISNSDDVYDKILNYEADLGFVGKKYTSDKIENIYFQDDELILISPNNSKLKNIADNNSEIQLEKIVDMPFIIRRGGSATLKTFEDYLQKEFKKDINSLNIILEVDSIESVKSFVKEGFGVSILSRHCLSEEDSLLKYKIKGIDFKREFYSIYHKGRVLSPTCEKLLDYIENEDKLEGYR; this comes from the coding sequence TTGGATTTTCGCCAGCTAGAAGTTTTTGTCAGCATTTGTAGAACGGGGAATTTTTCAAAGGCTGCACAGGAACTTTTTTTAACTCAACCAACTGTAAGCTCCCATATTTTTCAGTTAGAGAAAGATTTAGGTCTATCTTTATTTGAGAGGAGAGGTAGGAAAGTTGTTTTGACACCTGCAGGTGAAAATTTCTATCCTTATGCTTTAGATGTACTAGATTTAATGAAGAGAGCAAGGGAAAGTTTTCAAGAATACAAAGATCAAATTAAAGGAACTGTTAAAATTATTGCCAGTCAAACTCCTGGAAACTACTTACTTCCCTCCTTATTAAAGAAATTCAACGTAAGATACCCCGAAGTTAAATTTGAAATTTCCATTTCCAACTCGGATGACGTATACGACAAAATATTAAATTATGAAGCTGACCTGGGCTTTGTTGGTAAAAAGTATACATCTGATAAGATAGAAAATATTTATTTCCAGGATGATGAACTTATTTTGATTTCACCTAACAATTCAAAATTAAAAAATATTGCAGATAATAATAGCGAAATACAACTTGAAAAGATTGTGGACATGCCTTTTATAATAAGGCGTGGAGGCTCTGCAACCCTCAAAACCTTTGAAGATTATCTACAAAAAGAATTTAAAAAAGACATAAACTCCTTAAATATAATTTTAGAAGTTGACAGCATAGAAAGTGTAAAAAGCTTTGTCAAGGAAGGATTTGGAGTGTCAATTCTTTCTAGGCATTGTCTTAGTGAAGAGGACAGTTTATTAAAATACAAAATAAAAGGTATTGATTTTAAGCGTGAATTTTATAGTATTTATCACAAAGGAAGAGTTTTGTCTCCAACTTGTGAAAAACTATTAGATTATATTGAAAATGAAGATAAGCTGGAGGGCTATAGGTGA
- the csaB gene encoding polysaccharide pyruvyl transferase CsaB, with amino-acid sequence MTTKVVFSGYYGSDNIGDEALIAVLLKELNKRIKDFKPVVISNNPAKTSSAYEIDAMSKTDIKNIIKELKSADLLISGGGSLLQDVTGKKTIPYYLGIIALAKILRVPVFFCAQGVGPVNSVFFKKAIKYTLNRVDAISVRDEKSKLFLESLGVKKDIHYTADLAYLLYPNDKSKIEEILSNESLTSFTENGFCLGVSIRPWKDNKYIDSLIKLLKEIKENYPEYNIIFIPFKHLDDLEISQYAMKKAEENNLEAKMIKNNYTPEEVLGIISEMDILIGVRLHSLIFSAIGNTLPLGISYDPKVDAFLEQLELDSISDIDSLDYNSSFENIERYLQEKTYIKKEIKYQKELIRERAAENIDLAINLIGDEND; translated from the coding sequence ATGACTACAAAAGTCGTCTTTTCAGGTTATTACGGCTCGGATAACATAGGTGACGAGGCACTGATTGCTGTATTACTAAAAGAGCTTAATAAAAGAATAAAGGACTTTAAGCCTGTCGTAATCTCTAATAATCCAGCAAAAACTTCTTCAGCTTATGAAATAGATGCTATGTCTAAGACTGATATAAAAAATATTATAAAGGAACTAAAATCTGCAGACCTATTAATCAGTGGTGGGGGTAGCCTTCTACAAGATGTGACAGGCAAAAAGACAATCCCGTATTATTTGGGTATAATAGCCCTTGCAAAAATCCTTAGAGTTCCTGTATTCTTTTGTGCACAGGGCGTTGGGCCTGTTAATAGTGTGTTTTTTAAAAAGGCAATAAAATATACATTAAATAGAGTTGATGCTATTTCTGTAAGAGATGAAAAGTCAAAGTTATTTTTAGAAAGTCTTGGAGTAAAAAAAGATATCCATTATACAGCAGACCTTGCCTATCTGTTATATCCCAATGACAAGTCTAAAATCGAAGAAATTTTATCAAATGAATCCTTAACTTCTTTTACTGAAAATGGTTTTTGTCTTGGAGTTTCTATTAGGCCATGGAAAGATAATAAGTATATAGACTCACTTATTAAGCTGTTAAAAGAAATAAAAGAAAATTATCCAGAATATAATATCATATTTATTCCCTTTAAACACCTAGATGATTTGGAAATAAGCCAGTATGCAATGAAAAAAGCAGAGGAAAATAACTTAGAAGCTAAGATGATAAAAAATAATTACACTCCTGAAGAGGTTTTAGGGATTATCTCTGAGATGGATATTTTGATTGGAGTAAGGCTTCACTCGCTTATTTTTTCTGCTATTGGAAACACTTTGCCGTTAGGTATTTCTTATGACCCAAAAGTAGATGCTTTTTTGGAGCAGCTAGAGCTTGATTCTATAAGCGATATTGATAGCTTAGATTATAATTCAAGCTTTGAAAACATAGAAAGATATCTGCAAGAAAAAACTTATATCAAAAAAGAAATAAAATATCAAAAAGAGTTAATTAGAGAAAGAGCCGCAGAGAATATCGATCTGGCAATAAACTTAATAGGTGATGAAAATGACTGA
- a CDS encoding MraY family glycosyltransferase, translated as MEISTLLIIKVFLTGVLISFCLTPLVKYLSFKVGAVDEPSERKVHKKIMPRLGGVAIFLAFIISLLIYLPFDELISLMGLIMGGLVILFVGIIDDIYNIRPIYKLLGQIIAALIFVAFGSQVIYLSAPFEGLIYLGVLSIPVTIFWLVGVSNAVNLIDGLDGLASGVTGIALFIFALVALKTGQPLIALVSLALLGGVIGFFPHNFHPAKIFLGDCGALFLGFVVAGISVMGLLKSVTLITFMIPVLILGVPIFDTCFAIVRRFKCHKPIFQADGDHLHHRLLRLGLSHKQTVLFIYAISAGLGLGAILFVTNGYY; from the coding sequence ATGGAGATCTCAACCTTGCTAATAATAAAGGTTTTTTTAACGGGGGTTCTTATTAGTTTTTGTTTAACACCTTTAGTAAAATATTTATCTTTCAAAGTAGGTGCAGTTGATGAACCGAGTGAAAGAAAAGTACATAAAAAAATAATGCCCCGGTTAGGTGGAGTTGCAATATTTCTTGCGTTTATTATTAGCCTTTTGATTTACCTACCATTTGATGAACTTATATCATTAATGGGTTTGATAATGGGTGGACTTGTTATTTTGTTTGTAGGTATAATAGATGATATTTATAACATAAGACCAATATATAAGCTGTTAGGACAGATTATAGCTGCTTTAATTTTTGTAGCCTTTGGAAGCCAGGTCATTTATCTTTCAGCACCTTTTGAAGGGTTAATATATTTAGGTGTTTTGAGCATACCAGTTACTATCTTTTGGCTGGTGGGAGTTAGTAATGCGGTCAACCTTATAGATGGTCTTGATGGACTTGCCTCAGGGGTTACGGGGATAGCTTTGTTTATTTTTGCCCTTGTAGCACTAAAAACTGGACAGCCTTTAATTGCTTTGGTAAGCCTTGCCCTTTTGGGTGGTGTAATCGGATTTTTCCCTCATAATTTTCACCCGGCGAAGATTTTTTTAGGGGATTGTGGTGCATTATTTTTAGGGTTCGTTGTTGCAGGTATATCGGTAATGGGTCTTTTAAAGAGTGTTACTTTGATTACTTTCATGATACCAGTTTTAATTTTAGGAGTTCCAATTTTTGATACATGTTTTGCTATAGTGCGCAGGTTCAAATGTCATAAACCTATTTTTCAGGCAGATGGTGATCACTTGCATCACAGGTTGCTAAGATTAGGGTTGAGCCACAAACAGACGGTTTTGTTTATTTATGCCATAAGTGCGGGACTGGGGTTAGGTGCCATACTGTTTGTTACAAATGGTTATTATTAA
- a CDS encoding WecB/TagA/CpsF family glycosyltransferase, which produces MTDKVQILGVPIDNVDYKEAINISKNFIENGMNKTVVTPNSEIILYADKDPEFKEIIKDADLVVPDGAGVILASKILNNSLKERVAGVDLVKSLLELGNQREYRFYFLGGSKEVAKKVEVKLINDYPGISIKTHHGYFDEKEEKKIIDELKEQEYDVLLVGMGSPRQERWLAKNQDKLNFSLGIGVGGSFDVLVGEKKRAPVIMQKLYLEWLYRLIQEPKRIWRIRALPIFIMKVIKEKLNG; this is translated from the coding sequence ATGACTGATAAAGTTCAAATCTTAGGTGTACCGATAGATAATGTTGATTACAAAGAGGCCATAAATATAAGCAAAAACTTTATAGAGAACGGCATGAATAAAACCGTAGTTACCCCTAACTCAGAAATAATTCTTTATGCTGACAAAGACCCTGAATTCAAAGAAATTATCAAAGATGCTGACCTGGTGGTGCCTGATGGAGCAGGAGTAATTCTAGCCTCAAAAATACTGAATAATAGTCTAAAAGAAAGGGTTGCAGGCGTAGATCTTGTAAAATCCTTGTTAGAATTAGGAAATCAAAGGGAATATAGGTTTTACTTCCTTGGCGGCTCTAAAGAAGTTGCCAAAAAAGTAGAAGTAAAATTAATCAATGATTATCCAGGAATTAGTATCAAAACTCATCACGGTTATTTTGATGAAAAAGAAGAAAAAAAGATTATAGATGAGTTGAAAGAACAAGAATATGACGTCCTATTAGTTGGTATGGGTTCGCCTAGACAGGAGAGATGGTTGGCCAAAAATCAAGATAAATTGAACTTTTCGCTTGGGATAGGGGTCGGTGGCAGCTTTGATGTTCTTGTTGGAGAAAAGAAAAGAGCTCCAGTTATAATGCAAAAACTCTATTTAGAATGGCTTTATCGGCTGATTCAAGAGCCTAAAAGAATATGGCGAATAAGAGCTTTGCCAATATTTATTATGAAAGTAATTAAAGAAAAATTAAACGGATAA